The DNA sequence CTCCAAGGCCGGCATCATGGCCAAGGGCAAGCTGGAGACGGAGCTGGGCTCGCTCAAGCAGTTGCTCGCCAACGGCCTGCGCATCAAGTTCGAGACGACGACGAAGGAGAAGGAGTTCCTGGAGGAGCAGCTCAAGGCCGGTGGCCGCACCGCCATCGTCAAGAAGTACAAGTTCTCGGTGGCCGTGGCGGACGATCAGCTCTACTGGCCGTACGAGGGTGAGTACTGGCGCGACGAGCTGGGCACGTACCAGTACACGCTCACCAAGGGCTGCATCGAGCGGGACACGGCCAACCGCAACATCCAGTCCGCCGAGGCGAACTAGCGCCTCGGGGCGAAGGGATGTCCTTCCCATCCGCCGGAGCGCCCGCGTGCGCTCCGGCGGTTTTCGCTTTCTGAAGGTCCGTGCGTGAAGGAGACGGTGGTGGCTCGGGTGGCGTCGTTGCGGGTGGTGTTCGGCATCGTGGCGCTGGACCTCATCGGGTTTGGCCTGCTGATTCCCCAGTTGGGGGTGTACGGGGTGAAGTACGGCGCCTCGCCCTTCACGGTGGGGTTGCTGGTCTCCGTCTACTCGCTGATGCAGCTGGTGGCGGCCCCGGTGCTGGGCCGGTGGTCGGACCGCTTCGGGCGGCGCCGCGTGCTGCTCTTGAGTCAGGTGGGCTCGCTCCTGGGCTACGTGCTGTTCGCCTTCGCGCACGCGCTTCCGCTCTTGTTCCTGTCGCGCGTCATCGACGGGTTGTCGGGCGGCAACATCTCCACGGCGCAGGCGGTGGTGGCGGACATCACGCCGCCGCACGAGCGGGCGCGGGGCATGGGGCTCATCGGCGCGGGCTTCGGGCTGGGCTTCGTGCTGGGGCCGGCGCTGGGCGGATTCCTGGGCGCGTGGGGCGGCAACCTCGCCATCGGCCTGTTCGCGGCGGCGCTCACCGCCATCAACCTGGCCTGCACGTGGCGCTTCCTGCCCGAGACGCGGGTGCCCGGGGCTCCGGGCGTGCCGGTGCGCTCGGCGAAGGGCGCGGCGTTGGCGTTGCGGCTGCCCGTGGTGGGGCGGTGCCTGCTCCTGGTGCTGCTGTTCAACACGGCCTTCGCGCAGATGGAGGGGACGTTCTCGGTCTACCTGCTGACGCGCTTCCTGTCGTCCGGGCCGGTCGCCTTGGCGGGTGGGTGGCTGCTCCATCCGGTGATGCCGGACGCCGCGGTGCTGCGCGAGGCGAGCCTGCGCGCCGGGTGGCTGTTCGCGCTCGTGGGCGTGCTGTCTGCCCTGGTGCAGGGCGGGCTGGTGCGGCGGCTGGTGGGTGGCAAGAAGGGACAGGGAGGGCGGGAGGCCCCGGTGGCCGTGGTGGGCTTCGGCCTGACGGCCGCGGGGCTCGGGCTGCTGCCGATGGCGACCTCCTACGTCGGGTTGTTCCCCATCATGGGACTGTTGGCGGTGGGCTCGGCGCTGGTGAATCCCTGCCTGTCCGCGCTCGTTTCGCTCTACGCGCCGGAGGACCGGCAGGGCGCCGCGCTGGGGGCGTATCAGGCCTTCGGCTCACTGGGCCGCATTCTGGGGCCCGCGCTGGGCGGCCTGCTGTTCACCCGGCTGGGGCCCGCGGCGCCCTACGGCACGGCGGCGGCGATGGTGGCGGTGGGCGGGGTGGTGGGGCTGACCCTGATGGCTCAGGTGCGAATGACGGGGGCGGGGCAGAGGCAAAGCTCGTAAGATGGGAGGCATGGTGGGCAAGCCGGAGCAGGTCACGATCGCATTCGACGTGATGGGGGGAGACTACGGGCCGACGGAGGTGGTGCGCGGTGCGGCCCAGCTCTCGCTGGAGTCGCCTCACATCCACACGCTGCTCGTGGGGGATCGCGCGCTCATCGATGAGGTGCTGGCGCAGACCAAGCACAACGGCGAGCGCCTCTCCATCCACCACGCCGCGGAGTACATCGGCATGGACGAAAAGCCGGGCGAGGCGCTGGCGCGCAAGCCCCAGGCCTCCGTGTCCGTGGCGGCGCGACTGGTGGCCGAGGGCGAGGCGCAGGCGCTGGTGTCCGCGGGCAACACGGGCGCGGGCGTGCTCGCGTGTGCCCGGCACTTCCAGCTCATCCCCGGCGTGCGGCGCGCGGCGCTGGCCACCGTGTACCCCACGCGGGGCGTGCGCGGTGAGAAGCAGGACCCGTTCAGCCTCATCCTCGACGTGGGCGCCACGGTGGAGGCCACCGCGGATGACCTGGTGGCGTTCGCGGTGATGGGCTCGGCCTACGCGCGCATCATCTCGCGCAACGAGCGGCCCAAGGTGGCGCTGCTCTCCAACGGCGTGGAGCCGCAGAAGGGCCCGCCCCGCGTGACGGAGGCGCATGCGAGGCTGCTCGCCATGCCCAACCTCAACTTCACGGGCAACGTGGAGGGCATCGACATTCCCAAGGGCACCGCGGACGTCATCGTCACCGACGGCTTCGTGGGCAACGTGTGCCTGAAGATGCTCGAGGGCGTGCACGACACGGTGATGGAGCTGGCCCAGTACGCCTACAAGGAGAGCCTGCGCTGGCGCGCGGGCCTGGCCATGCTGTCCAGCGGCATCCAGCGGCTCAAGGACATCACCGACTGGGAGCAGTACGGAGGCGCGCCCATCCTCGGGTTCGACCGCATCTTCATCAAGGCGCACGGCCGCTCGCGGGCGCGCGCCATCGCCAACGCGGGGAAGGTGGCGGCCAAGGCCGTGTCGCACGAACTGGGCACCGCCATCCGGGAGGGGCTCGAGCGGTGAGCCTGCCGGACCGCATCGATCCCCGGCCCCCTCGGCGCATCTACCGGTGGGACCTGGACAAGACGTACCTCCAGACGGAGTTCGAGTCGCTCCGGGACCTGGTGCGCACGGCGTTCCAGAAGGCCCACGAGAAGACGGCCGTCCCGGGCGCCAGCGCGCTCATCCGCGAGCTGGCGGCCAACGGGGACTCGCGGCTGTGCATCGTCTCGGGAAGTCCCAAGCAGATGCGCGCCGTGCTGGAGGAGAAGCTCAAGCTGGACGGCGTGCAGTGGGATGAGTTCGTCCTCAAGGACAACGTGGGTAACCTGCTGCGCGGGCGCTTCCGGGCGCTGCGGGGACAGGTGGGCTACAAGCTGCCCGCGATTCTCGAGAGCCGCGTCAACGCGCCCGTGGAGGCCGAGGAGGTGCTCTTCGGCGACGACGCGGAGGCGGACGCGTTCATCTACTCGCTCTACGCGGACCTCATCGCGGGCCGCGTGGATGAGCGCGTGCTGTCGCAGGTTCTGGAGGCGGGCGGGGTGTACCCGGACGACGTCACGCGGGTGCACGCGGCCTGGAAGAAGATTCCCGTCGCGGATCCGGTGCGCCGCATCTTCATCCACCTGGACCGGCTGACGCCGCCCGCGCACTTCACGCCGTACGGGCCTCGCGTAGTGCCCGTGTTCAACTACTTCCAGGCCGCGCTGGTGCTCCTGGCGGACGGACACCTCACGGCGCCCCAGGTGCTGAAGATCGCCGTGGAGATGGTGCAGACGGCGGGTCACAACATCATCACCCTGTCCAACTCGTTCCAGGACCTCCTACGCCGGGGCCTGCCCTTGCAGCAGGCGGCCATCGCGCTGTCGCAGGCGCTGGAGGGCCCCAACGCGCTGTTCAAGGCGATGCGGCCGGTGCCGGACATCCTCGCGGCCTTCAGCAAGCGGCTGGCCGCGCTGGGGACCCCTCCGCCGCCGCCGCCGGTCCAGGCCGTGGACTACGTGTCACTCATCTCCCACGCGCTGCCTCGCAACCACAAGGCGCGCACCAAGCCGGCGACGTGACCTGACGGGGCGGATGGCCCGCTGGCTGCCCGCTCCCCGAACAGGCGGGCCTCGGGGCGCGGGGCCGGCTGCAGAACGTTTCGCGTCTGGGAGGCGTTCACCCTGGGATGACCCGGGTCCTTTCCGCAGCCCTGTCCCCGACGTCCGCTCCGCTCGGAGCGGACGGGAGGGGCCCGTCTTCCCGGTTACCTGGCAGGTGGGCGGAGGCGGCCGCGCGCCGGATGGCGGGCCCCGGTCAACAATGTCTTCCTGCGCTACTCCCTTCCCGGGAGGATGCGGTATAGACGGCTGCCCTTGTAGCGCCCCGTTCGGGGCGTCCATGGCAATGACGCGAGACCCGACCGACACGCCGACAGACGGCGAACTGCCGCCAACCGCGCCCGAGAACGCTGCGCGCGGGGATGCCTCCTCCGAGGCGGCGGCGCTCGGCTCAGCGCGCGAGGTTCTTTCTATGTCTTCCCCCCTAGAACTCACGGGACACACGGAGTCGACCGAGGCGAGCGCGCCGACGGTCCCCGCGTCGCTCCCGGTCGAGAGTGAAACCCTGTCCTCCCATCCCCGAGACCCGGAAACCTCTGAACCCTCCCTCGCCGCCGACGCGGCGGATTCTGGTGAGGCGTTCGATGACGACGACACCGATGACGGCGACGACTCGGACCTGTCCGAGGATGGCGACGACGTCCTGCTCGCCCTGGGCGCCGAAGAAGAAGTCGCCGAGGTGGAGGCCGAGCCGGTCCCCGAGCCCGAGCCGGAGCCCGTCTCCTTCGAGCCCGAGTTGCAGGCCCCCACCACGACGCGCACCGGAGAGCCCGCGGAGATCGACCCGGACTCGCTGGACCCCGACGCGCTGAAGGTGGTGCTGCGGCTGCACCAGCACGGCCATCAGGCCTATCTGGTCGGCGGGTGCGTGCGCGACCTCCTGCTGGGTCGCAAGCCCAAGGACTTCGACGTGGCCACCAGCGCTCATCCGGGCGAGGTGCGCGCCATCTTCCGCAACTGCCGGCTGATTGGTCGTCGCTTCCGGCTGGCGCACGTCTACTTCAAGGGCGGGAAGATCATCGAGGTCTCCACCTTCCGCGCCAACCCGCTGGAGATGGAGGCGCCCGCCGTCGAGGAGGACAGCGAGGCCTCGCCGTCGGAAGACGACCTGCTGATTACGCACGACAACGTCTTCGGCACGGCGCAGCAGGACGCGCGCCGCCGCGACTTCACCATCAACGGCCTGTTCTACGACGTCAGCGAGGGACGGGTCATCGACTACGTCCGCGGCCGGCGCGACCTGGACGAGCGCTTCATCCGCACCATCGGCGACCCGGAGATTCGCATGCGCGAGGATCCGGTGCGCATCCTCCGCGCGGTGCGGTTCGCGGCCAAGCTGGACCTGGACATCGAGTCGCGCACCTACGCGGCGATGGAGGGCGCGGTGGAGGACCTGCCGCGCTGCGCTCCCGCGCGGCTGCTCGAGGAGACCTTCCGCCTCATCCGTGGCGGCGTCGCGGCCCCGGCGCTCAAGCTGCTCTCCGCGCTGGATGCGCTGAAGCTGCTGCTGCCCCCGCTGGACGCGTACCTCAAGCAGTACGGCAAGGAGGGGGAGACGACCTTCTACGCCTTCGCGGGGGCGTTGGATCGCCGACTGGCGGCGGGTGAGCCGCTGGATGACGCCATCCTCCTGGCCACGCTCCTGGTACCCATCAGCCGCGCGCAGCCGCCGGAGGAGTCGCAGGACGCGGGCCGTCCCTCCGTGGCGCACGTCATCGAGGAGCTGCTCGCGGGCTTCGTGCAGTCCGCGCGCCTTCCGCGCCGCATCGCGGAGCGGTGCCGCATGCTGCTCCTGGTGCAGCGCACGCTCTCCGGCGAGCGCCGCAAGAAGCCGGCTGCCTTCCGTCGCCACCCGCTCTTCAACGAGGCACTCGCCGTCTTCGAGATGACGGTGGAGGCCACGGGAGAGGGACGGGCGCAACTGGACGCGTGGAAGGCCGGCGAGGTTCCGCCGCCTCGCGCCGATGCCTCCGCCGCGTCCGCGGAAGGCGATGGCGCGGGCCGCAAGCGTCGCCGCCGTCGTCGCCGTCGCTCGGGGAGTGGTTCGGGCAAGGGCTCGGGCCCCGTGTCCGGTTCCGACGCCGGCGAAGCCTGAGCTTCACCGCCGAGGCTCCCTTCCGCTCGGGGAGGGGCCTCGGTGCTCGTGCTCAGCGACGAGGCTTGTCCACCGGTCGCTCGGAGCGGTGGGCCCCGTCGTCCGAGGCATCCGCTCCAGCGATGTCCGCCGTGGTGATGGCCTTGGTCCCGAAGCGGTCCGCGATGCGATCCAACACCGCGTTCAGCTTCGCGCTGCGCGGAGGCGCGGCGGGGAAGAGACCCAGCTGGGGCGGCTCCTCATCCAGCAGGACGCTCACGCCCGTGAGTCGCAGCGCGCGTCCTTCGTGCGAGCGCTCCAGGAGTTCCATCGCCGCGCGATAGAGGGCCTGACCGTCGTCGGTGGCCTCGCGCAGCGTGGTGCGCCGCGTGACGACCGTGAAGTCGCTGAACTTCAGCTTGAGCTGGATGACGCGCCCCTTCAGTCCCGCGCGACGCAACCGCCGCCCCACGCGCAACGCTTGCGCATGCACGTGCGGACGGAGCGCCTCCTGGCCCGTGAGGTCTTCGTCGAAGGTGTCCTCGGCGCCCACGCTGCGCGCCGCGCGGTCCGGCACCACGTCGCGCGCGTCGATGCCGTGGGACAGCTCCCACAGGTGTCGCCCGCTGCTGCCGAACCGACTGTCCAACCAGGCCGAGTCCTTGAGGGCCACGTCCCCAATGGTCTCCAGGCCCTCCTTCTTCAGCGCCTCTTCTGTCTTCGGCCCCACGCCCCACAGGCGTGACACGGGCAGGCCCGCGAGGAAGGCCACGGTCTCCTCGGAGCGCACCTCGCGCTGCCCGTTGGGCTTGGCGAGATCCGAGGCAATCTTCGCCACGAACTTCGCGTTCGCGATGCCCGCCGACGCTGGCAACCCCAGCTCCGTGGCGATCTCCTTGCGGATCCGCCGCGCAATCTCCGCGGGCGAGCCGAACAGCCCCACCGAGGCCGTCACGTCCAGGAACGCCTCGTCCAGGGACAGGGGCTCGATGAGCGGCGTGTAGCGCTCGAAGATGTTGAAGACGGCCTCGCTGGCCTCCGCGTAGGCGGGGAAGCGCGGCTTGACGACGATGGCGTGGGGCGCCTGCTTCATGGCTCGGGCCATGGGCATGGCGCTGCGCACGCCGAAGGGCCTGACTTCGTAGGACGCGGCGACCACCACCCCGCGCTGGGCATGTCCGCCGACGATGACGGGCTTGCCCCTCAGGGACGGGTTGTCCCGCTGCTCCACCGACGCATAGAACGCATCCATGTCCACGTGGATGATGGCTCGCATGACGTGGGTCACTGTAGCGGTCCCCTCTGACAGAGCGTCCTCATGAAGACCCTCACCGAGTATCTCTGGTTCGAGACGAAAGCGAGGCGCGAGCTGGTGCGCCTGACGGACACGGTGACGTCGCTGGTGCGCAAGAGCGGCATCCAGGAGGGCATGGTGCTCGTGTCCGCCATGCACATCACCGCGGGCATCTTCGTCAACGACGACGAGTCCGGTCTCCACGAGGACATCTGGGAGTGGCTCCAACACCTCGCCCCCGCGGGTCCTGACTATCGCCACCACCGCACCGGGGAGGACAACGGCGACGCGCATCTCAAGTCGCTGCTCGTCCACCACCAGGTCATCCTGCCCGTCACCGCGGGGAAGCTCGACCTGGGGCCCTGGCAGCAGGTGTTCTACGCCGAGTTCGACGGACAGCGCCGCAAGCGCGTCGTCGTCAAGGTGATGGGCGAGTAGCCCTTCAGGGGCGCGGCGTGGACTCGGGGAGCGTGAGGCCGTGGCGCTCCAGCTCCGCGCGCAGCTCGGCCGGCAGCGGGCTCTCCACGTTCAGCCGCTGCTGCGTCACCGGATGCGTCAGCTCGAGCGCGCGCGCGTGGAGGAAGAAGCGCGAGAGGCCCGGAGACTCACGACCGCCGTAGAGCGCGTCGCCGACGATGGGCGCGCCCACGCCCGCGAGGTGCGCGCGCACCTGGTGCAGCACGCCCGTGAGGATGCGCACCTCGACGAGGCTGTAGTCCCCCGAGCGCGCCAGCACGCGGAAGCGAGACAGGGCCTCGCGCGCGTCCTCGGCGCCGTGGGGCGCGGGCTCCACGCGGTCCGGATGGCGCGGGTGGTGGCGCAGCGGGACTTCAATCTCGCCCTCGTCCACCAGCGGGCCCGTCACCAGCGCCAGGTAGCGCTTGTCCACGGCGCGCTCGCTGAAGGCCTCGCGCACCGTGGTCCAGGCCTCGCGCGTGCGCGCGGCCACCTGCACCCCGGAGGTCTCCACGTCCAGGCGGTGACAGAGGCCGCCCTCGCGCGGAGACAGCGACGCCTGGGCGCACTCGGGATAGCGCGCGATGAGCGCGTTGGCCACGGTGCCCGTCTCGCCGGGCTGGAGCGGATGCGAGGGCCGACCCGCGGGCTTGTCCACGAACACGAGCGTGGCGTCCTCGTGCAGGACGACCAGGGGGAAGCCCTCGTCGGGCACGGCCTCGGGGGCGTCGGGCTCCACCACGACGGACACCTGCTGGCCGGCCGTGATGGTGAGGCCCTTCTTCGCGGGGCGCCCGTTGACGCGCACCGCGCCTGAATCGAACAGGCGCTTGAGGCGCGCACGGGACAGCCCGAGCGCCTCACCGACAAAGAGGTCGACCCGCTGGCCCGCCTTCTCGGCGTCCACGGTGAGGGTGTGCGTGGTGGGGGTGCTCACTCGGAGAGGGCCTCGTAGACTTCCTCGGCCGTCTGGAACCGATCGTCCGGCTCCTTGCGGATGAGGCGGTGGGCGACCCGCGCGAACTGAGGGTCCCCATGCAGGTTGAGCGCGAGCAGGGGTGGCGGCTCGGTCTCCAGGACCTGTCGCCACAGCTCGTGCGGTGTCTTGGCGTCGAACGGCGGACGCCCACCGAGCAGCTCGTACAGGATGACGCCCAGGCTGTACAGGTCCGCGCGACCAT is a window from the Myxococcaceae bacterium JPH2 genome containing:
- a CDS encoding YjbQ family protein — translated: MKTLTEYLWFETKARRELVRLTDTVTSLVRKSGIQEGMVLVSAMHITAGIFVNDDESGLHEDIWEWLQHLAPAGPDYRHHRTGEDNGDAHLKSLLVHHQVILPVTAGKLDLGPWQQVFYAEFDGQRRKRVVVKVMGE
- the dinB gene encoding DNA polymerase IV, coding for MRAIIHVDMDAFYASVEQRDNPSLRGKPVIVGGHAQRGVVVAASYEVRPFGVRSAMPMARAMKQAPHAIVVKPRFPAYAEASEAVFNIFERYTPLIEPLSLDEAFLDVTASVGLFGSPAEIARRIRKEIATELGLPASAGIANAKFVAKIASDLAKPNGQREVRSEETVAFLAGLPVSRLWGVGPKTEEALKKEGLETIGDVALKDSAWLDSRFGSSGRHLWELSHGIDARDVVPDRAARSVGAEDTFDEDLTGQEALRPHVHAQALRVGRRLRRAGLKGRVIQLKLKFSDFTVVTRRTTLREATDDGQALYRAAMELLERSHEGRALRLTGVSVLLDEEPPQLGLFPAAPPRSAKLNAVLDRIADRFGTKAITTADIAGADASDDGAHRSERPVDKPRR
- the pcnB gene encoding polynucleotide adenylyltransferase PcnB — its product is MSSPLELTGHTESTEASAPTVPASLPVESETLSSHPRDPETSEPSLAADAADSGEAFDDDDTDDGDDSDLSEDGDDVLLALGAEEEVAEVEAEPVPEPEPEPVSFEPELQAPTTTRTGEPAEIDPDSLDPDALKVVLRLHQHGHQAYLVGGCVRDLLLGRKPKDFDVATSAHPGEVRAIFRNCRLIGRRFRLAHVYFKGGKIIEVSTFRANPLEMEAPAVEEDSEASPSEDDLLITHDNVFGTAQQDARRRDFTINGLFYDVSEGRVIDYVRGRRDLDERFIRTIGDPEIRMREDPVRILRAVRFAAKLDLDIESRTYAAMEGAVEDLPRCAPARLLEETFRLIRGGVAAPALKLLSALDALKLLLPPLDAYLKQYGKEGETTFYAFAGALDRRLAAGEPLDDAILLATLLVPISRAQPPEESQDAGRPSVAHVIEELLAGFVQSARLPRRIAERCRMLLLVQRTLSGERRKKPAAFRRHPLFNEALAVFEMTVEATGEGRAQLDAWKAGEVPPPRADASAASAEGDGAGRKRRRRRRRRSGSGSGKGSGPVSGSDAGEA
- a CDS encoding RluA family pseudouridine synthase; this encodes MSTPTTHTLTVDAEKAGQRVDLFVGEALGLSRARLKRLFDSGAVRVNGRPAKKGLTITAGQQVSVVVEPDAPEAVPDEGFPLVVLHEDATLVFVDKPAGRPSHPLQPGETGTVANALIARYPECAQASLSPREGGLCHRLDVETSGVQVAARTREAWTTVREAFSERAVDKRYLALVTGPLVDEGEIEVPLRHHPRHPDRVEPAPHGAEDAREALSRFRVLARSGDYSLVEVRILTGVLHQVRAHLAGVGAPIVGDALYGGRESPGLSRFFLHARALELTHPVTQQRLNVESPLPAELRAELERHGLTLPESTPRP
- the plsX gene encoding phosphate acyltransferase PlsX; protein product: MVGKPEQVTIAFDVMGGDYGPTEVVRGAAQLSLESPHIHTLLVGDRALIDEVLAQTKHNGERLSIHHAAEYIGMDEKPGEALARKPQASVSVAARLVAEGEAQALVSAGNTGAGVLACARHFQLIPGVRRAALATVYPTRGVRGEKQDPFSLILDVGATVEATADDLVAFAVMGSAYARIISRNERPKVALLSNGVEPQKGPPRVTEAHARLLAMPNLNFTGNVEGIDIPKGTADVIVTDGFVGNVCLKMLEGVHDTVMELAQYAYKESLRWRAGLAMLSSGIQRLKDITDWEQYGGAPILGFDRIFIKAHGRSRARAIANAGKVAAKAVSHELGTAIREGLER
- a CDS encoding MFS transporter — encoded protein: MVARVASLRVVFGIVALDLIGFGLLIPQLGVYGVKYGASPFTVGLLVSVYSLMQLVAAPVLGRWSDRFGRRRVLLLSQVGSLLGYVLFAFAHALPLLFLSRVIDGLSGGNISTAQAVVADITPPHERARGMGLIGAGFGLGFVLGPALGGFLGAWGGNLAIGLFAAALTAINLACTWRFLPETRVPGAPGVPVRSAKGAALALRLPVVGRCLLLVLLFNTAFAQMEGTFSVYLLTRFLSSGPVALAGGWLLHPVMPDAAVLREASLRAGWLFALVGVLSALVQGGLVRRLVGGKKGQGGREAPVAVVGFGLTAAGLGLLPMATSYVGLFPIMGLLAVGSALVNPCLSALVSLYAPEDRQGAALGAYQAFGSLGRILGPALGGLLFTRLGPAAPYGTAAAMVAVGGVVGLTLMAQVRMTGAGQRQSS